Part of the Zingiber officinale cultivar Zhangliang chromosome 8A, Zo_v1.1, whole genome shotgun sequence genome, AAGCTTCACAGATGATGAGTGAATGATATTTCAATTATTTGAGATAATACGGATTTAGGTTTGGTCTATCATACTATGtatttaattaaacatgcatttaAGCAGGTAATATGATGTCCCGAACCTAGTTCATTGTAGGCCGGAAagagttttgttttaaaataaagaattttGTGAAGTTCCCTCGAACAAATATTGTGTTTGTCCATTTTAGATGTGTCATTGAGGTCAAAATTATGGTTTCGACCATCATGGACTCTGATGTGATTAAATTATGTTTGCTCAGGCATGGGTACAAGTATTCAACATGTGTGGATCTAAGTGTAATGTGATTAAATTATGTTTGCTCAGGCATGGGTACAAGTATTCAACATGTCTGGATCTAAGTGTCTAACAAGGCTATTTCCTGTAATTTTTACACAATCGATAgaaatatcgaatgcccacttAGAGTATCATTGTCCAAGAATCAGTATGAGATGGGTAAGTAGATGAACAATACAAGTATTCGTGGGATGAACTATTCTTTCTATCACTCATCTTTCCTTGCTATCGACTGTGCATTTAAGTTGGATAATAGTTACTAAATAATGTATCCTTTGCCATTTGGACTAGTTAACTGAGAGATGAATATTTTCACATTGTATatagaataaaagagaaattacTGAGTACAGTCTATAACACCCTTAGCATTGCAAAGCTAAAGATTAACACTTTGTTTCCATCGAATTTGGTGGTGGTTATTTCATTGCTGCAACATATTGTGTTGGTTCTTTCTCAGAGCATTACAAAATCTGAATGCCCTAAAGAGCTTGAACCAGCAGATCGGAGGACTGCAGTAAATGTGAATCTCATACGTCGCCAAGAGGATTACTCTGTATGTTTCCTTGTAAACAAACTATTGCTCCTACATTTTCTTATAGCCCGATCTCTCCTGGTCTGATTTTTCACTGTTCAACAGGAACCTGTGCGGCGTCTTGCTGCATTTCATGGCGTAGGAAGAACACTCGGTGGTGGATTGTCTGATAACTCAGCGACCGAGCCTCCTGTCCCTCCTGTCGATAGCACCGCATCCAGTACTGCTCCTCCATCATTATTAGGCCTTTCTGTGGATGCCTCACTGCCTTCCACTTCAATTCAGCTTAGGCTAGCAGATGGCACACGCATGGTGGCACGCTTCAATATGAATCACACTGTAGGCCATATAAGAGCTTTCATCGATGCATCGCGGCCTGGTTCATCGAGGACTTACCAGTTGCAGACGGTTGGCTTTCCGCCTAAGCAGCTGAATGATCTCAGCAAGACGATCGAGGAAGCAGGTCTTGCGAATTCGGTCATCATTCAAAAAGGCTAAGTTGCTACCGATTACTTAGTTGAACCAAAACTTTCTAGACTATTTAGACAAGAACTTTCACTGAATTGCTTCTGATCCTTAATTGCTACGATATTTTACATTTAGTAAAGAATTCTATGGGATTTTTATGTTTAATATGGAGGTGAGTGTTTCTCACAAGCTACATCAGTTGAGATTGGTGCTTACCTTTCAACTGTTTAGAAAACCGAAGTCCTGAGAGAGAAGCAAAAGGGGAAATAGGGatctttttttttgaaaactctaGTAATTAGAaacaaaggaaaaatatattttaaaaagaaatttttattgatCATGAAAGTGATTTTTCCAGTTTAATTGTAAGAATTGTTTCAAACTgggcatttttttttaaaaaaacacccTTGACACATGATTTACTAAAAGGCACCCTATGATCAAAAAATATCAGAGAAAAAGAAGTGGCTGTTTTTTTTTGTGGGGCCCGCCATGTAAAATAGGGAGTCCGCATGCATACAAGACAGAGTAAGGGGCTCCCGGGCATCTCCAAATTCAGTGCAGAGGGGTTTCTTGTGCGGGCCCACCATGTAAAACGGCGAGTCCGGCCCTTAGCTTTTCAACGACTCCCTGCCCCACTCTCCTGTTTTTGGTCTCTGCCAACAGATTGTCGCTCTGACAGTATCAATAGCTTGCTGCAATTCTCTGCTCTTTTGAAAATGAGAGCGAGAAGGAATCGAGAATCATCGGCAGAAGTTCTGTCTTTGATAGTGAGAGAGAAAGGAAACGTGAGCAGCGAATCATACTATTGCAAATAGCGTGCCTAGTAAATGAGTAGTAAATGAGAGAATTGCTTGGTGTATGGAATAAGATAAAAATAGCTCATAAGATGAATGTTTTAAAGATAGATAATTCCAACATCGATACGCTTTGTAAATCTTCCAAAGACAGCCACTAAACCAGAACGAAACAACAAAACGAGACATATTCTAGTCCACTCCTTCCTCCTCCCCCACTCCTTCCACCGTAGATTTCACCCGCCGAACGTCGATTTGTGCGCCTCCATCTCGGCGCCATCCTCCATCCCCAACTGAGAAGCGAGCGATCGATCAGTTAATCGTTCATGTTAATCACGATGGCAAAATTATAAGAGGAGAATGAACAGAGCGGTTACTTGCTCCGGGGTCTGATCTTCTCCGACCTTCCGATGATCGAAGGTGAAGCTCAAGGACTTGAGCTGGAGGCCCTTGCGCTCGCAGAACACCTCCATCACTTTGCCCAGCTTCGTCGTCCGGCTCATCTTCATGCAGAGATGGTTACCGTCCTATACCATACATTTCACTTCCCTCTCAAAATCTTTTAACAGAGGCATATTAtcaatgtttatatatatatcaccTGGCTGATGACTTTGATGGAGATTCTGTTGTCGACGGCGGTGGCGGCGTTGAGCTTGTTCTCCTCTATTTTGACCATGCTTGCTTTGAGTTCAccgagaaaggaagaagaagacaatgGAGGCGAGCGAGCGAGTTAGAATATAGAACTCTTGTTGGAGTCTTAGGAGAGGCGAGGAAGGGAGTTGGTGGTGAAGGTGCTTTAAACAGATGGTTGGCCAATTCAGAGGGGTGGTTTTGTCTTCTCTGGCACGCCTCTGTCTGCTGCACTACAGGACTGAGGAGTAGTAGTTGATGGGAGCAGAGAGTGTGAGCGACTGAGCATCATGTGAGGATACCGTGAGAGAGAGGCGAGGAGAGGAGAGGTTGCACTGACGTCTGCCGAGACAGAGAGGAGATGAAGGAGAAAGAAAGTTGACTATAATTTGAATCGAATTATCCAAATAGGGAGAATATAATATTTGGAGGGTCGGACCCTACTTCAAATTTATTGACTAGATAAATTAAGAAAAAGAGCGTCTATTTTTGTAATTAATTGAACGAATAAATCCAAAGGCGAACAGACGGAGACCGTCTTTCCTTCGAATTAATTGGATGATAAAGAAAAGGACAATAAAATTTGAAACAAAGTCCGGCAAGTTTTATTGAGATTTcagcaaatgaaaaattaaatggTCGTTTCAAATTATATATAAAAGGGTGTGTTTTGATTATTACTCTTTGATTGACGTGTTAGGTTTGAGTACTTTTTTACATAAACTCTTATCAATTAAGTTATATTATTCATCCAAAAATTCCTTCAGAGTTTCTGATAAGGAGTCATTTCGACGGTGGTATCggttattataaaaaatttaccCATACAGTTTTAGGTCTTCTCGGAtggatctagtggctagcgcatgaggtgctgCTACAATGAGGTCTgagattcgaatctcggcaaagctgaggtaaatacctcccttatgtgctagtcactattccaaaggctagtagccgctcgtgatttacctcctccgtgttggccttgggacggattAGCGGGGGCGCTGAggacgagcgtattcacctttattGCTACAATATATTATGCTACAAATTTTATGGTGCACATCTTGTGAGCACctaatgtattttttaaatttctttaatttaaataatataccCTAAACCATAAGTAAAAATAGACTAAGTGCTCATAGGATGTGCATGTGCCCCATGAGATGTGCAACATaataaaatcatatatatatatatatatatatatatagggttaTGATACCTTGTCTGATTTCCTATATGCAGTTGAATGTGTGGGCCATCTGGAAGTAATCCAAACATCCCGAGAGTATTCATTTAGTCATAGACGGTGAGTCGGACATGATATCAaattatatatacacacactcCTAGGCGACTCTCGCAGGTCCAAGAATTGGAATGCCTGTTTGGGTACCCAATGGGTACCCAATCAAGATGCCCGGGTGGGCATCCAGACATCCGTACATGTAagaattatttaggagtgtacaAGTTAAGGTCTTAAGGATATGTAAGGtatcatctatatatatatatatatatatatatatatatatatatatatagttttgttaTATATTGTAGTATTTGAGATTTATATTGTAGGATAACAATATATTTACTACAATAAAGTAATAATTTATTACATGTTACTTATAAATaacattattaatattattattgtaGTATTAATATATTAAcctaattatttatttaacagtaatatttattttttataatattattataaaatattacttaatatttatttttatttagtaataaaaatataatattattttaaattattttgtagGTTGGGTTTTtgtattgttttattattttgtaaataAGTAGTGTTAACTCATTACACTGTTTTATTTAATtgcttcaatatatatatatagttttgttaTATTGTTTATCTATAGCTTagtgttattttttttcctaaagatttagagtttaatttt contains:
- the LOC122012374 gene encoding small ubiquitin-related modifier 1-like; amino-acid sequence: MVKIEENKLNAATAVDNRISIKVISQDGNHLCMKMSRTTKLGKVMEVFCERKGLQLKSLSFTFDHRKVGEDQTPEQLGMEDGAEMEAHKSTFGG